The Candidatus Omnitrophota bacterium genome has a window encoding:
- the ilvN gene encoding acetolactate synthase small subunit has protein sequence MSKKIHTISFLVANKPGVLVRVALVFAKRGYNIDSLVVSPSFNEKYSRMTIAAQGDLATLDQIIKQAGKLIDVLNVSEHPPENAIEKEFALLKIRCKPQQKAALQKILKEYKAHILDSTNGAVIIEHVGTTVKLNELEITLKKYGLIEMVRTGKVLMVRGKETT, from the coding sequence ATGAGTAAAAAAATACACACAATCAGTTTTCTTGTCGCTAATAAACCGGGCGTTTTAGTTCGGGTTGCTCTTGTTTTTGCAAAACGAGGATATAACATTGATTCTCTGGTTGTCTCCCCTTCTTTTAATGAGAAGTACTCAAGGATGACGATAGCAGCGCAGGGTGATCTTGCTACGCTTGATCAAATTATTAAACAGGCTGGAAAGTTAATCGACGTTTTAAATGTCAGTGAACATCCACCTGAAAATGCGATTGAGAAAGAGTTTGCGCTCCTTAAGATTCGCTGTAAGCCGCAACAAAAAGCTGCATTACAAAAGATTCTTAAAGAATATAAAGCGCATATCCTTGATTCGACTAATGGAGCCGTTATCATTGAACACGTGGGCACAACGGTCAAGCTAAACGAGCTTGAAATAACATTAAAGAAATATGGTCTAATTGAAATGGTTCGAACTGGAAAGGTTTTAATGGTTCGAGGCAAAGAAACTACCTAA